The window CAAATGGATAATGCTACCAGAATATAAAAAGCTTATATGCAAAGATGCAGCTTCCTATGAAACGAAATTTCAGAATTCCACGGTTGTTTTTCCCAAGAAACTCCCAGTTTTCTTTCAAGGTTCAATATCATAAAAGAAAGTCTTCGACAATATCTCTTTTTCTACATGGGAAGGTAAAAGTGTAACGACCATAAAGTGAATGATGATTACTCCAACCAATAAAAATAACAGAtacttatcaaataaataaaaagaaaagacataGTTAATAATATCCTAGAACATGTATATGCATTatacatacaaaaaaatttgatcctcaGATTTATGCAAATTTAGTAAATATATCTTCCGCCTTTGTTTTTATCATCAAGCATCCAACCCTAAACCTAAAGCCCAAAATACATGATATAcaccacaaaagaaaacaattagAAAGTTTGAGTAAGCTTTGAACCAAGcctaataaatttattttcataaaaaccaaccCTTCCTTTACCCGCATTTTCTCGGTAACAAACAGTTTGTAAACTAATCCAGTCCCTAGCTCAGACCAAAAAACCCAATCATTAGCAACAATCAACAGTAGGgaacaaataaatacaaatattgaACATGCCAACCACAAAAACCGAAACAGCATAAAACTTCAAGAATTCAAAAACTTTTGATCCTTTCTTTTCACACATTTTATCAACAATGTTGTACCTAGACTAATCCAATTCCTGGAAAATACCAAAATGTATCCAATGCTTAGGAACAACAGGGTGctagaaaggaaacaaaatatgttttgaagcATTGAAACCTAGTGAACCAAATCTGCACCAGTCCAAAAACCAAAACAACATAATTGCACAAAATAtccagaaaaataaataaataaaaaaccaaccCCTTCTTTTCCCCACATCTTCCTGGCAACCAAAGGGTACCTATACTAATCCAATTCCTGGCTACTACTAAAACACCCAATCAtcagaggaaaaaaataatagaaaataaataacttaaaaaggGTCAAGGGAATAGGATTTAGGGTGTAAAGTTAATACTTCATAGGAAGCCTAACAACCTACTCAGCTGTACGATCCCAAACGATATGGAACATGcaaatccaaaattttaacTCCTTTCCTTCCCGGCATTTACTAgggaactgaactttacttggaACCATCCAATTTGTAGCTCAAacttaacaaaagaaaaaaaaaaggatcttgGTTCAAAGACTAACAAATCTACCAGTCATGcaatcccaaaaataaaaaaacataaaagttcaaaaaatttcCTTCATTTCCCTCATTTTCTCGGAAAGGAAACAGTACCCAAAACAAGCAATTAAGCACCTCACAGAAAATAAGAACCGAATCAACAGCAACAAGCACAAAAATCCACCAACTGACCTCAATGAAATATCCAGTGCCAACATCGACCAGCACTTTATCGGCGTCATCGAGCTTTCCAGGCACATAAAGAGACGCCGTGAGAGGCACCAACATCTTCTTCCCTAACATGAAGAGCGCCCACATCAACCATCAGATCACAAGAAATTGAAGAATGGAACAAAAACGAGAAGCGTTTAGGGTCTTGGTGAGAGATGCCTTGAGGGCGGAGAGAGAGGTCGTTGAGGGCGGCGGAGGCGATTTCGAGGCGGGAGGTGGCGGTGCGGATGTTGTTGAGGCTGTCCTGGAGGAGATTGACCTCGAGATCTGTCTGCTCTTTGAGGGCCTTGAGGTGCTCTATGCTCATCTTCTCCATCTCTGGAACCCTAATCCCTGCTTTCGACGCCATGGCTCTTACTCCAGGTGCTGCTACTACCCGACGTCGTTTAGCTTTTGCCTCGGAACTTCAAAGGAGATCGAAACGACGACGTTCGGTTTCTGCCAGTCGCAGCTCCAAAATGTTAGAGCACATatgaaacgacgtcgttttgaagCGTGCCATTTTTCTCAAAGTCCTTAAGCAGGTTGGtgcaattttataaaatatatatatatataaaattggtgtactaaaaatatttatttctcaGCAAAGAGCTTCTAGCATCAACAGATGTATAAATAAAGAATGGTCATGTGTGGGTGGaaagttaatttaaaaagaGGCTAAGATACTTTGTCCAAAATTTACTAAACTTTTGATCTTCGTAAGTGGTTGTTAGGATAGCCATTTGACAACAATAAGGTCGATTAAAATAGGTGtaagtaaaaaaatgaaattgggaTACTTAGGACGATTAATCAAAGGACACTGATATTGTTTGAACTGCTAAAAATTATTACTCATGATTAATATATGCTCTTTATTGAGATATATTATGCTTTTATGAGACTAATCAAAATGTGTCATGAGCAATATGAAAAGtgttgaaaacaattaaaatgcaATTTTATGTTACCTTATAAGAAAACAGAGTGAGAAAAAGCCTGCATGGAGGTAAGAAGCATACCAAAAAAGGGGTAATATTATCTCAAGTATCCACACAGGGCATACAGCCCCTATAGCTCAGTGGTAGAGCGTCAGTCTTGTAAACTGAAGGTCTGTAGTTCGATCCTGCATGGGggcaatttattttcagaattttcctgtgcttattttttatattttatgtgaaGGATTAACACCTAGCATTCTAATAATCCAATATTTCTTAGCATTCTAACAATCTTTTTATCTCTTTCCAAATAATggataaaaaatacaaaatataaaaatatggtatctctgtttataaaaataaataataataataatttcaataaaaaaaatacaagaactTTGAAACGATTCATCTTAAAAGAAAACTAGcttttataaattgttttaaaaattgatgtATCCACAAAtatctaatttaaatttttgaaagtgatttttaagaatatgaataagtatatattttttttatataagagttgTTCCGTTTTATGTataagttattattatattatattttatttttaaaaatagaaagtgtaTTGAAATGAAACTACTAATCATGTACCACCAAAATATAAATAGTTCATGCTCTCTTTATGTGCTCTTAGGGTAAGTATCACTTTGAAATTCCCTCCCCAAATGTATGGAGAGTGTTGCCGGAAAAAGACCGGATTGCCAAATTCCCAAAATATATATGCCAACCCCATCCAATATGGTTTTGAGTTGTCAAGAGGTTTTCTATTCCAAGAGAATAAGGGAAAGAGATAGACTCACATATGAGAATTCTAATCGAGAAAATTGACACAAtgtaaaatgagaaaattgataagaatttattaaagaaaatcgacttaaaaaaaaaaaattggggggAAATAGggattttttataagagtacgacagttttaaaaaataattcttaaattatcgTAGTgggaaaaataattccaaatctacTATAATTTTTGCTAGGtaggaaaaatggaatttttcattttttaaatcgTCTATTCAAAAGATGATATTTAtgaccttttaaaaaaaatcttctttccaAGACACGATttctataatttcatttttatatgagaaatcgtctcttcaagagacgatttaaaaaatatatatataaattaagaagtgagaaattgtctcttgaagagacgatttccaaaaaaagaaaaaaaaattcaagagatgagaaatcgtctcttgaagacatgatttcaaaaaaaaaaaaagaaaaggtgagaaatcacctcttgaagagatgattttcaacaaaaaaataaaaaaaaaaaccccttcaaaaatccaatttttcattCCCTATTATACTCATACAATAAGACaattattgtaaatatatattataaaattaattaattttattataaatatatattatacaaGAGAATAAGGGAAAGAGATAGACACACCATGAGTGATTTCGATTATCACATACGAGAATTCTAATCGAGAAAATTGACATAAtgtaaaatgagaaaattgataagaatttattaaagaaaatcaacttttaaaaaaaaaaaaggggtaaaGAGGGATTTTTGATAAGAGTAcgatagttttaaaaaataattcttaaattaccGTAGtgggaaaaataatttcaaatctacCGTAATTTTTGTTGGGTAGGAAAGagggaattttttattttttattattttttaaatcgtctcttcaaaagacgattatgaccttttaaaaaaaatcgtcATTCCAATACacgatttctaaaatttcatttttttatatgagaaatcgtctcttgaatagacgattttcacaaaaaaaaaaaaaatgtgagaaatcatctcttcaagagacgatttaaaataaatgaattaagaagtgagaaattgtctcttgaagagacgatttcaaaaaaaaaaaaaaaaaggtgagaaatcgtctctttaagagatgattttcaaaaaaaataaaaataaaattcaagagatgagaaattgtctcttgaagacacgatttcgaaaaaaaaaaaaaggtgagaaatcgtctcttgaagagacgattttcaacaaaaaaaaaaaaaccttcaaaaatccagttttccatTCCTTATTATACTcatacaataatacaattattataaatatatattataaaattaattaattttatttactaaattgaatatataaataatatactaaatttaatataagataaataatatttatctattatttttttctttcatttaggaattaaaaaaaaatgttatcaattttatgtgaaaactaaattttaaaaaaaaaatgaccctCAAAATCTCCTTGGAGTTGTGTCACCTTTTATGTACAAAATGCTGTTGAAATAGAGAGAGGTGCACCTAGATTagttaaataaagtattataatGGATAAGATACCCTACAAGACTTACTCAAAAGACTTCATAATGTTGtggtttatttaaaatttgatatgaaatcaggattttgaCAAGTCCAAATTAAAGAGCAAGATAGATACAAAACTGCTTTTACAATCCCTTTTGAtaattatgaatggaatgtcatgccttttggtctTAAAAATGCTCCTTCTgactttcaaaatattatgaatgacatttttaactcccattttcaattcattattgtatatattgatgaatGTTCTAGTATTCTCTGATTCATTAGAAGAACATTTTTTGCATTTAAAAAAGTTCTTCAAAGTAATCAAAACAAATTGAATGGCATGTTCCACTccgaaaatgaaattattccaAACAAAGATTAGATTTTTAGGACATGAGATTTATCAAGGTAAAACAAAACCAGTTCAAAGGTCAATAGAGTTTGCTGACAAGTTTCCTAATGAAATAAAAGACAAGaaacaattgcaaagatttTTAGGTTgcttaaattatgtttataattaTTTCAAAGATTTAAGAATCATTTGCGAACCTTTATATAAAAGACTTAGGAAAAATGTATTTGCATGGACTGAGAATCATACTAAGTtagttaaagaaattaaaaaaagagtCAAACATTTACCATGCATTAACATCCCTCCTCTCAATGCTTTACTCATTGTAGAATCAAATGCATCTAATTTAGATTATGGAGGCATATTAAAGTAAGAATACAATAATCAAGTGCATATAGTTAGATATCATTTAGGGATCTGGTTGGGCGTTCATATAAACTATTCAACTatcaaaaaagaagttttatcaatagttttatgtatttcaaactttcaaagtattttaatcaaaaaaattcttttaaaaattgattgcaaagctgtaaaagatattttacaagATGATGTCAAAAATTtggtttcaaaataaatttttgcaaGCTAACAAGCTTTACTTTcaaactttgattttgaaattgaatttattaaatgataGTTAAATTCCCTTCCTGACTTTCTTACTTGGGAGTTTTTGCAGGATAAGGATCcttctccatcctaatgggTACTCTCGTTAGGCCTCAACTTCTTTCATCATCTAAgaaaaccaaagcttcatatGCTATGACTTCAAATGTTCCAAATATCTGTCTTTCATTTCCAATACAAACATCAAATTCATTTCAAGTCCTAAGCCTAGACTTTCCTCCTCTTCAACCTTCCaaaagttttattcaagctTCTAATTAACTTCTAAAAGTCTTCTTATTTAGAGTCAATCCAGTCCTAGTACTATTCCAACCattccttcttccttttcttttccaaacagtcaatatgtaaaaaaaaaacccaaaacattagaaaatgcTTTCATTGAGTCCGAGTTCAATTTTGAAGAAATCCTAAGAATCCTTCCTTACATCTTTCCTCAAGGAGTCaatttcaattcaaatgatccttTGAAACCTCATCAATTTTATGTGTTTATCTTAGTTGATATTGATTCAGTTGAGATTACTCAtaatattgataaaaataattctcaaaggATTGCATTTTCCAAGTGTCAAATTCTTAGATCATGACCATTGttaattggaataaaaaaaaccctTCACTTTCAAAACATTTAGTCAACCTTTGCTTTTGACTTATTACTACATGGACTATATGGATGTTTGGtacaatatgttttatttacaaagTTACCAACATTCATggtttattcaattttcaagagGTTGTAATGTCAAATTCCTGCTTAGTTTAAAAAATGGTGGACTTTCTTCGGTTTACTAGAATTCATATTTTCTCATGAGATTCAAGAAAAATTTAACTTCTACAAGAGCAAGACTTCAATGCAATCTATCAGTCAACCGAGACTCTTGACGTTATGTTCCAAACTAAGAATTCCATGGATTCTTACATGGAATATTATAAAGAAACAAGAACAACCTCTTCATTTTCCACTTTCTCTTTCCATAGAATTCAACATCAAATGGTGGGATAAATTCAATCAAGAGTTCATGTGTCAACAAAAGATTTTGCAAATAGTTTCAAGGCTAGGAACAACAAATTCAAAAGATTCAGCAAGCTCTTCTCAAGGGTCAACTCAAGCAGAATTCCTAACTTTGAAAAGCAAATGTCAAGCTTCATTAGTAGCTGCTATAGATTtagaatatataatttatggtGGACCTATGGATCAACCTAGATAAATATATCTTTAAACTTTTgtatatatctaaaaaaaatgatttgaaaagaTGTGAATAGTAGAAATATGATAAGACTAGTAGAAGAAGACAAAAACAAGTCTTTTTAAGACTGATCAAGATAAACTTCAAGATGAGAATTTCAACATGTTTCAAGACAGTGGATTTCACCAAGCTTCAATTCTGCAGATTTCAATCAGATTCAAGTATGTCAAAGTTTCTCTATAAATAGAGACATCAAGATCATCACATGACAGAGCGGAGAAAGTGAAGATTAGAGCCTTCAAGAGTgttctttcaaaatttcctcATAGCTTTTGTAAttcattttcttccaaaaatctcTGCCTTTGTATTCATCCTTCTGTTGTCAACAAGCTAGTTTGTAATCTTCAACTCTCTTGTACTTAaggtataatttttaatacaaaattttatttcaatatcaATTTATGTGTTTTTGTATTCAATTTCTGTGTTAAATTAGACATAATTAGacattaaatttatgtttttctgCTTTGATTCATTGATAGaatgttaaaaattaattttaattttaatttttaataattattaatgagTTGTATCAAATTCTTTCATATTTGTGTCACATTTAAAATATCTCATCATCAAATAGAACATAACCCAAcactaataaaatattaaatatttaaataaattttagttttattaaaaattaagtataattattcataaattaGTTACTGCATGATTAAACATAACAATTCAAATCTAGATGTTTAAAATCTCAAAATCAAACCAAAGATAACTCACTActaaaaaagatatttaataaaatgtcaaatacaattttttttttaaatcattttattaaaaattacttttataacattaaataaaattaaaaataaaggcaaaaaatattttataaaatctatttaCCATCCatacttatctaatttttttttattcaatttattctttttcacacacaaaattagttttatagggttgcacttttttttttaattcttaaataaataaattattgtttttaaaatttgatattaagtGATATCATGGCAAATGATctatttttgagatttttaaaatatatgcctaatttctttgaaaaatgttACCAcaactatttatttttcaaccaattttttttttttactattgttAATTTGAAAGGAAAAGACAACGGATAATGgaacataatttaaaattaaatgaaagaagaaaatatattaacaaaaaGCATATTGATGAAGGAaggtaaaataataatcattGTGAAATGGAGGAATGAATCAATGTAAAAAAGGAATGAATGGTGTGAGCTGTAAAATCATCTGCAAATGAATTGTTCTCAAACTGCACATATATAGCTTGAAAACAACATATAtggaaaattcatatatttataaactatttaatttttatgtaaaaaaaaagtgaaataagtttgaataatcatctaaaagtaattcattaattttagtGATTAATGAATATCATAGTGACTAATTTATGATAAGATGCTATCGAGTTAAAGTTACTAAATCatagcaaaaaaattattatttccaacatcaattattataatatgaaaaaatgtaaataaaaaagtttagtCACTTtgactaaaaaagaaaaaaaaaaacctatttccAACTTATAATTGATtggatttatataatacataTCAATATGAAAGAATAATCATGAACTAACACTTGATAATCCAAATCATTCCTTATCATATGGGCATGCATTTGTTTTCTCCATTTAGTTCTACAATGGGAGAATATTTGGAATTATAGTAAGCAAATCAATTTTAATCCCATATATTCTTATTTGGATTAAAAGTCCCACAGATTCTTTAGGGtagttattttgaaaatatgttgaTTGTGGGACCCTCTTTGCAAGACGGTCCAAAAACCATTCATGCTTGTGGCCGTTTGAGGAATGCACTTGTAGTCATCTACCAGAAAGGCCCTAAGGCTAGGTGACTAGTTCATTTGTCCCAAAACTAATGCAGATGGGCAATCCTTAAATGAAAATAGTAAGCTTGGCACCCGATTGAACTCTAAGCATTTACTAACCTTCAAAGCACAGATTGTGCACTAGGCACACTCCATAATAAATGTAGCCATTACAAGGAGACATTCCATTATTGGCGGCTCATCAAGACAAGGTAAGACGGTTGTTATGCATCAGTAGTCAATGCCATAATATCGCA of the Vitis vinifera cultivar Pinot Noir 40024 chromosome 10, ASM3070453v1 genome contains:
- the LOC100243012 gene encoding prefoldin subunit 5, which translates into the protein MASKAGIRVPEMEKMSIEHLKALKEQTDLEVNLLQDSLNNIRTATSRLEIASAALNDLSLRPQGKKMLVPLTASLYVPGKLDDADKVLVDVGTGYFIEKTMAEGKDYCERKINLLRSNYDQLVEVATKKKSIADEAGVILQAKLKQLGAAT